One genomic region from Muriicola soli encodes:
- a CDS encoding DUF6197 family protein yields the protein MIKFFRRIRQDLLSEGRTSKYLKYAIGEVVLVMIGILLALQVNEWNKERNRKIAEQAIIEQLISDLSKSQYELEEVREINIRRARECAQVLRAFWKNDMPEDIEEYIGGFGSSVYSPVMGTSRSLINSGRLDILSSNKLRNDIVVYLEAVDYTLKDISRYEESYFRKGVDLMYEANPNTFETKQEINEKSVTESPGWQYGLNINSRPLIVDKVPFRKDIEQLLQDEKYFRAYNKLHLYHRNIALRYHRILGRTNNLLVELYRASEKHPDLGELLNGSEHYLVFDKTDLEILEQADALLNESSKWNRKDDSDCDENSNSDKYSLRCALRKATQDVTGQWQNDPLKPAIRLVLFTIKEYENRRVIESPFRDWNNHPDTTFEDVKQVLRESIEEVKKQLQ from the coding sequence ATGATAAAATTCTTTCGGAGGATCAGGCAGGATTTACTTTCAGAAGGTAGAACAAGCAAATATCTTAAATACGCCATTGGTGAGGTCGTTCTTGTTATGATTGGAATTTTGCTGGCGTTACAAGTCAATGAATGGAATAAAGAGCGCAATAGAAAAATAGCTGAACAGGCCATTATAGAGCAACTTATCTCTGATCTTAGTAAATCACAATACGAATTAGAGGAAGTTCGGGAAATTAATATAAGAAGGGCAAGAGAATGCGCCCAAGTCTTAAGAGCTTTTTGGAAAAATGATATGCCTGAAGATATTGAAGAATATATTGGTGGCTTTGGTAGTTCCGTTTACAGTCCGGTTATGGGAACATCGCGGTCCCTTATAAATTCAGGGAGATTAGATATTTTAAGCTCAAATAAACTCAGAAATGATATTGTGGTTTACCTTGAAGCGGTTGACTATACTCTTAAAGACATTAGCAGGTATGAGGAATCTTATTTTCGTAAGGGCGTTGATCTCATGTACGAAGCTAATCCAAACACTTTTGAAACCAAACAAGAAATTAATGAAAAAAGTGTAACGGAAAGCCCGGGCTGGCAATATGGGCTGAATATCAATTCAAGACCTCTTATTGTTGACAAAGTCCCGTTTAGAAAAGATATTGAGCAGTTACTGCAGGATGAAAAATACTTCCGAGCCTATAATAAACTACATCTCTATCACAGAAATATTGCGCTGCGATACCACCGAATTCTTGGAAGGACCAATAATTTGTTGGTTGAATTATACAGGGCTTCAGAAAAGCATCCGGATTTAGGTGAATTACTAAATGGCAGTGAACATTATTTGGTATTTGATAAGACCGACCTTGAAATCCTTGAGCAGGCAGATGCTCTGTTAAACGAAAGTTCTAAATGGAACAGAAAGGACGACTCCGATTGTGATGAAAATAGTAATTCCGATAAATACAGCCTGCGCTGTGCACTTCGGAAAGCAACACAGGATGTAACCGGACAATGGCAAAATGATCCTCTAAAACCGGCTATCAGGTTGGTGTTGTTTACCATCAAAGAATACGAGAACAGACGAGTTATAGAAAGTCCATTTAGAGACTGGAACAATCATCCTGACACCACATTTGAAGATGTAAAGCAAGTATTAAGGGAATCGATTGAAGAGGTTAAAAAACAACTTCAGTAA
- a CDS encoding SDR family NAD(P)-dependent oxidoreductase produces MTNTKESVVWITGASSGIGKAMAFEWVRLGYKVALSARRRGLLEEIALEIRNLGGEALAVPVDITEEKSIGNAVQSIIDYWGRLDVAVANAGFGVIGSIDRLNAKDWNRQLQVNVVGLALTVKYALPHLMQKQGRIGLVGSVGAYIPNPNVGAYGASKAAVHSIGQTLQVELTGTGVSCTTIHPGFVVSEIAKVDNEGVWHPERPDPRPSNLMWPTDKAAKVMVKAIIKRKRVYIFTTHGRVLVCLQRWFPGLVRTIVSKGPKPE; encoded by the coding sequence ATGACAAACACAAAAGAAAGCGTTGTTTGGATAACGGGGGCTTCCTCTGGTATTGGCAAAGCTATGGCCTTTGAGTGGGTAAGATTAGGATATAAAGTGGCGCTATCTGCCAGACGTCGAGGATTATTAGAAGAGATTGCTCTTGAGATTAGGAATTTGGGTGGCGAAGCATTGGCTGTTCCAGTTGATATTACGGAAGAAAAATCAATAGGGAATGCAGTTCAAAGCATAATCGACTATTGGGGGCGTTTAGATGTTGCTGTGGCCAATGCAGGATTTGGTGTTATTGGTAGTATAGATAGACTAAATGCAAAGGATTGGAATAGGCAATTACAAGTTAATGTTGTCGGATTGGCCTTGACAGTAAAATATGCCCTACCACATTTGATGCAAAAACAAGGTCGCATAGGTTTAGTAGGTAGTGTTGGAGCTTATATCCCCAATCCTAATGTCGGAGCCTATGGGGCCTCAAAAGCTGCCGTACATTCAATTGGTCAGACCTTGCAGGTTGAATTAACGGGTACCGGTGTGAGTTGTACGACCATTCATCCCGGATTTGTGGTGTCTGAGATTGCCAAGGTTGATAATGAAGGGGTGTGGCATCCTGAACGGCCAGACCCACGTCCATCGAATTTAATGTGGCCCACAGATAAAGCTGCGAAAGTTATGGTGAAGGCTATAATTAAGCGGAAAAGAGTTTATATTTTCACAACCCATGGGAGAGTTCTTGTTTGTTTGCAACGTTGGTTTCCAGGCTTGGTGAGAACTATTGTTTCAAAAGGTCCAAAACCGGAATAA
- a CDS encoding cupin domain-containing protein, protein MKYLIFLLLILSSVSVFSQNAEYDVSSYLTKGTKAPNTRYLGEAWLNAIIHDDEELGYNITKATFKANSTLDWHKHSSVQVLIIVEGEAYYQERGKKPVILKEGDVIRCGKDIEHWHSSTKFSDVTYLALYGGEQPTTWTEIVTQEYYDEVAEKLKSN, encoded by the coding sequence ATGAAATATTTAATTTTTCTCCTGTTAATTTTAAGCTCTGTATCTGTCTTTTCCCAAAACGCTGAATACGATGTCTCTTCGTACCTTACAAAAGGCACAAAAGCACCAAATACCCGCTATTTAGGGGAAGCCTGGTTGAATGCCATTATTCACGATGACGAGGAATTAGGATATAATATTACAAAGGCGACTTTTAAAGCCAACTCCACCTTGGACTGGCATAAACACAGTTCTGTACAAGTCCTGATAATTGTTGAAGGAGAGGCCTATTACCAGGAAAGAGGAAAGAAGCCGGTCATTTTAAAAGAAGGTGATGTCATTAGATGTGGGAAGGACATAGAACATTGGCATTCCTCAACGAAGTTTAGTGATGTTACCTATTTGGCTTTATACGGTGGTGAACAACCCACTACCTGGACTGAAATAGTTACACAAGAATATTACGATGAAGTAGCAGAAAAGCTGAAAAGCAATTGA
- a CDS encoding nuclear transport factor 2 family protein — translation MKRIMMPLYFFAVILLFHNSTVFSQTPNDSTQIKETVLNYLEGMETNNPQRIEKAMHPDLAKRTIEKNKEGIEYPENMTAASLIGYSEGFDFSLFYKADVDANDPLTSEVVIYDISNGIASVRAVTNKFEFVDYIHLGKLNGEWKIINILWAMTGDTNKWMNRE, via the coding sequence ATGAAAAGAATAATGATGCCCCTGTATTTCTTTGCCGTTATTTTATTATTTCATAATAGTACTGTCTTTTCCCAAACGCCAAACGACTCTACCCAAATAAAGGAAACTGTCCTCAATTACCTTGAAGGCATGGAAACCAACAACCCGCAAAGAATTGAAAAAGCGATGCATCCTGATTTGGCAAAACGGACCATCGAGAAAAACAAGGAAGGAATAGAATATCCTGAAAATATGACCGCAGCCAGTTTAATTGGATACTCAGAAGGTTTTGATTTTTCTCTGTTTTATAAAGCTGACGTGGACGCTAATGACCCTTTAACATCAGAAGTTGTAATTTATGATATCTCAAATGGAATTGCATCCGTGAGAGCGGTGACAAACAAGTTTGAATTTGTCGATTACATCCACCTGGGAAAATTAAATGGAGAATGGAAGATCATTAACATCCTCTGGGCTATGACGGGTGACACGAATAAATGGATGAATAGAGAGTAA
- a CDS encoding tetratricopeptide repeat protein, translating to MIALVATIALIWINPGVVASVSTEKLSIAVLPFTNMSDDYSNDWFSIGVTEDILTHLSKVKGLRVISRTSVMQFKDSDKSIPEIAKELDVSYIVEGSVRKQNNQVLITAQLLKANDEHLWADNYNEDLIDAFKIQQEVSQKIVKQLKIFISPEEEKDLNTPATTNLLASELFSRGRSTADNRTPEDLERSIELYKEAIKLDPQFAEAYAEIGNSYMLLSTYGNMPWKEATTQAKTFANKALAINPNTSRSYSVLAFINMKNKNWDKAEELFEKAIEINPNDATAHHHFSMYLRDKPQPDAKNFLKEITEAQRLDPLSKPINNTRLHALLVNDQLEEAKTHFEKYRFLQRPDYIVFNEGLINSAIKKDLRELIYSYERALKDDPDNLYLLYSLNKYYTCILLDRNKSMHYSKRIFEIDPTNTRYIVDKLNNFYYNKRFEEANKILGDSALMDLLNPFQKNVILHDYYAYQDDYEKAQPYLEQLKSLNLIGYYSNKAWSYSKKGDAKTTYEVFNMSEYTPMDYAKVVCFAHLKETDSLFYYLHKISNYAKLDFKNFSLIEINGSSAIDPYRKDPRYIEIMKENYFPVETISN from the coding sequence ATGATTGCCCTTGTGGCAACCATCGCCTTAATTTGGATTAATCCTGGTGTTGTTGCCTCCGTATCAACTGAAAAATTATCTATCGCAGTACTTCCATTTACAAATATGAGTGATGACTATTCTAATGATTGGTTTAGCATTGGTGTTACAGAAGATATCTTAACGCATTTATCTAAAGTTAAAGGTTTGCGGGTTATTTCCAGAACCTCGGTGATGCAGTTCAAGGACTCCGACAAATCCATTCCTGAAATAGCCAAAGAACTCGATGTTTCCTATATAGTTGAAGGCAGTGTGCGAAAACAGAATAACCAGGTTCTTATAACGGCCCAGCTTCTAAAAGCCAATGACGAACATCTTTGGGCAGACAACTACAATGAAGATTTAATTGATGCCTTTAAGATTCAGCAAGAAGTCTCTCAAAAAATCGTAAAACAACTAAAAATATTTATAAGCCCTGAAGAAGAAAAAGACCTAAATACGCCTGCAACTACTAACCTCTTGGCTTCTGAATTATTTTCCAGAGGACGCAGTACTGCAGATAACAGAACGCCAGAAGACCTTGAAAGAAGCATCGAATTATATAAAGAAGCCATTAAGTTAGACCCTCAATTTGCAGAAGCCTATGCTGAGATTGGCAATTCCTACATGCTGTTAAGTACATATGGAAATATGCCTTGGAAGGAGGCTACAACCCAAGCTAAAACATTTGCAAATAAAGCATTGGCAATTAATCCAAATACCTCACGATCCTATAGTGTTTTAGCTTTTATTAATATGAAAAATAAGAATTGGGACAAAGCCGAAGAACTTTTTGAAAAGGCCATAGAAATAAACCCAAATGATGCCACAGCACATCATCATTTTTCCATGTATTTACGTGATAAACCGCAACCGGATGCCAAAAATTTTCTAAAGGAAATTACTGAAGCACAACGGCTTGATCCGCTTTCCAAGCCAATTAATAACACGAGACTTCATGCGCTTTTAGTCAACGATCAGCTTGAGGAAGCCAAAACCCACTTCGAAAAATACAGATTTTTACAAAGACCAGATTATATTGTTTTTAATGAAGGCCTTATAAATAGTGCCATAAAAAAAGATCTAAGAGAACTCATTTACTCTTATGAGCGCGCTCTTAAAGACGATCCTGACAACTTATATTTACTTTATTCCTTGAATAAATACTACACTTGCATTTTGTTGGATCGTAACAAGAGTATGCACTATTCTAAACGAATATTTGAAATAGATCCAACAAATACGAGATATATTGTGGATAAACTAAATAATTTTTATTACAATAAACGGTTTGAAGAAGCCAATAAAATCTTAGGTGATAGCGCTCTTATGGATTTGCTAAATCCATTTCAAAAAAATGTAATCCTCCATGATTATTATGCATACCAGGACGATTACGAAAAGGCACAACCATATCTGGAGCAACTAAAATCGCTTAATCTAATAGGTTATTATTCCAATAAGGCCTGGTCATATTCAAAAAAGGGCGATGCAAAAACGACCTATGAAGTATTTAATATGTCTGAATACACCCCTATGGATTATGCAAAAGTGGTCTGTTTTGCCCATTTGAAAGAAACCGATTCCTTGTTTTATTATTTGCACAAGATTTCAAATTATGCAAAACTGGATTTTAAGAATTTTAGTTTAATTGAGATCAACGGTAGTTCTGCAATTGATCCTTACCGTAAAGACCCCAGATATATTGAGATTATGAAAGAGAATTACTTCCCGGTTGAGACTATATCGAACTGA